In one window of Bizionia sp. M204 DNA:
- the nirK gene encoding copper-containing nitrite reductase has product MEEKQASYENAEDIPVNQEMMAELTAPPHVPTPIGRRKAKKLKVNMEILEQEGEMTDGVRYNYWTFGGSVPGSFIRTRVGDEVEFTLSNHPDNKLPHNIDLHAVTGPGGGAESSFVAPGFEKTFSFKTLNPGLFVYHCATAPVGMHIANGMYGLILVEPEGGLPPVDKEYYIMQGDFYTKGKNGERGLQPFDMQKAVDENADYVVFNGSVDGLTGDNAITAQVGETVRLYVGNGGPNLVSSFHVIGEIFDKVYVEGGDLINENIQTTLIPAGGAAIVEFRVDVPGSLVLVDHSIFRAFNKGALGILNVEGEENEKIYSGETYEGIYHPEGPGIQSMPTTDEIVESEIPAKSFEEQMEFGKQVYMQTCFACHQGEGQGIPNAFPPLAKSDYLNADVNRAISAVVNGLSGEITVNGNTYNSVMTRQMISSEEVANVLTYVYNSWGNNKQVVTTEMVNKVKNK; this is encoded by the coding sequence ATGGAAGAAAAACAAGCAAGCTATGAAAATGCTGAAGATATTCCAGTTAATCAAGAAATGATGGCAGAATTAACGGCGCCACCTCACGTTCCAACACCTATTGGGAGAAGAAAAGCGAAAAAGCTTAAAGTGAATATGGAAATTCTTGAGCAAGAAGGCGAAATGACTGATGGTGTAAGATATAACTATTGGACTTTTGGAGGCTCTGTGCCAGGAAGTTTTATTAGAACCCGAGTAGGTGATGAAGTGGAGTTTACCTTATCGAATCACCCAGACAACAAATTACCGCATAACATCGATTTACATGCCGTTACTGGACCAGGCGGAGGCGCAGAGTCTTCATTCGTGGCACCAGGATTTGAAAAAACGTTTTCTTTTAAAACGTTAAATCCAGGCTTGTTTGTTTATCATTGTGCAACAGCACCGGTTGGAATGCACATTGCAAATGGTATGTATGGTTTAATTTTGGTTGAGCCTGAAGGCGGTTTGCCACCAGTTGATAAAGAGTATTATATCATGCAAGGTGACTTCTATACTAAAGGAAAAAATGGTGAACGAGGATTGCAACCTTTCGATATGCAAAAAGCGGTTGATGAAAATGCCGATTATGTTGTGTTTAACGGTAGTGTTGATGGTTTAACTGGCGATAATGCCATTACAGCTCAAGTAGGGGAAACTGTAAGACTTTATGTTGGTAATGGTGGACCAAACCTAGTATCATCCTTCCATGTTATTGGCGAGATATTTGACAAAGTATATGTAGAAGGAGGCGACTTGATTAATGAAAACATACAAACCACGCTTATTCCTGCTGGTGGAGCTGCTATTGTTGAGTTCCGTGTGGATGTTCCTGGATCACTTGTTTTAGTAGATCACTCTATTTTTAGAGCTTTTAATAAAGGCGCTTTAGGAATTCTAAATGTTGAAGGTGAAGAAAATGAGAAAATCTATTCTGGCGAAACATATGAAGGTATTTACCATCCAGAGGGTCCTGGAATTCAAAGTATGCCTACAACCGATGAAATTGTAGAATCTGAAATTCCAGCAAAATCATTTGAGGAGCAAATGGAATTTGGTAAACAAGTATACATGCAAACATGTTTTGCTTGTCACCAAGGCGAAGGTCAAGGTATTCCTAATGCTTTTCCGCCATTGGCAAAATCAGATTACTTAAATGCTGATGTAAATCGTGCAATTAGTGCTGTAGTTAATGGCTTAAGTGGAGAGATAACTGTTAACGGAAACACTTATAATAGTGTTATGACGAGACAGATGATTTCTTCAGAAGAGGTTGCTAATGTCTTAACTTATGTTTATAATAGCTGGGGGAACAACAAACAAGTTGTTACAACAGAAATGGTTAATAAAGTAAAAAATAAATAA
- a CDS encoding rhomboid family intramembrane serine protease: MTNLNQDIRTKLQHLNVFEKLIVGNFAVFIIGLLVTLLFKFDLQWFELPSVFSEFIIQPWSVITYAFVHYDFWHFFFNMIWLYFIGGMFNNMFSKKMGLNVYFLGAISGGLLFLLGYNLFPSLFQSPTRLVGASAAVRALLIFLCAYMPSMEVRFFTFNLKLWYIGAAIVAFDVLGIIAGINDPVSGNAGGNLAHLGGAILGYFYAKQLVKGQDIGKGFEKYMDQFMSLFSKSKKSPLKTVYKKKSGKVAGFSKEEFDQFNKQKKIDVILDKISKSGYDSLTKAEKEFLFKAGK; encoded by the coding sequence ATGACAAACTTAAATCAAGATATCCGCACAAAATTGCAGCATCTCAATGTTTTTGAAAAGCTGATAGTTGGTAATTTTGCTGTTTTTATAATCGGATTATTAGTAACGCTACTTTTCAAATTCGATTTACAGTGGTTTGAATTACCGAGTGTATTTAGCGAGTTTATAATTCAACCATGGAGCGTTATTACTTATGCGTTTGTGCATTATGATTTTTGGCATTTCTTTTTTAATATGATTTGGCTTTATTTTATTGGTGGCATGTTTAATAATATGTTCTCAAAAAAAATGGGACTAAATGTGTATTTTTTAGGTGCTATTTCAGGAGGACTTTTATTTTTATTAGGTTATAACCTGTTTCCGAGTTTGTTTCAATCGCCAACTAGATTGGTGGGCGCATCGGCAGCTGTTCGTGCATTATTGATTTTTTTATGTGCTTATATGCCCAGTATGGAGGTGCGTTTTTTCACCTTTAATTTAAAGCTGTGGTATATTGGTGCAGCCATTGTTGCTTTTGATGTTTTGGGCATCATTGCCGGCATAAATGATCCTGTTTCTGGCAATGCTGGTGGTAATTTAGCACATTTAGGTGGCGCTATTTTAGGTTATTTTTATGCGAAACAATTAGTTAAAGGTCAAGATATTGGGAAGGGGTTCGAGAAATATATGGATCAGTTTATGAGCCTATTTTCAAAATCGAAAAAATCACCCTTAAAAACCGTTTATAAAAAGAAGTCTGGTAAAGTTGCGGGTTTTTCAAAGGAGGAATTCGATCAGTTTAATAAACAGAAAAAAATAGATGTCATTCTAGATAAAATTAGTAAAAGTGGTTATGATAGTTTAACAAAAGCCGAAAAAGAGTTTTTGTTTAAAGCTGGAAAATAA
- a CDS encoding ParA family protein, protein MGKIIAIANQKGGVGKTTTSINLAASLGVLEKKVLLIDADPQANATSGLGIDVETVETGTYQLLEHSNSAREAIVKTDTPNLDIIPAHIDLVAIEIELVDKDEREYMLKKALGDIVDDYDFILIDCAPSLGLLTLNALTAAHAVIIPIQCEYFALEGLGKLLNTIKSVQKIHNPELDIEGLLLTMYDSRLRLSNQVVEEVQKHFNDMVFQTIIQRNVRLSEAPSYGESIINYDAASKGATNYLSLAKEIINKNS, encoded by the coding sequence ATGGGTAAAATAATAGCTATAGCTAATCAAAAAGGTGGTGTTGGTAAAACAACAACCTCTATTAATTTAGCTGCTTCCCTAGGCGTACTTGAAAAAAAAGTACTCCTTATAGATGCTGATCCACAAGCTAACGCAACGTCTGGATTGGGTATTGATGTTGAAACTGTCGAGACTGGAACCTACCAACTTCTTGAGCATTCTAATAGTGCTAGAGAAGCCATTGTCAAAACCGATACGCCGAACCTGGATATTATTCCAGCACATATAGATCTTGTTGCTATTGAAATTGAACTAGTAGATAAGGACGAACGTGAATATATGCTTAAAAAAGCATTAGGAGACATTGTTGATGACTACGACTTTATATTAATAGATTGCGCACCATCTTTAGGCCTTCTAACTTTAAATGCTTTAACAGCGGCGCACGCCGTAATTATTCCTATTCAATGTGAATATTTTGCCTTAGAAGGACTTGGTAAACTATTGAATACGATTAAAAGTGTGCAAAAAATTCATAATCCTGAATTGGATATTGAAGGTTTACTGTTAACAATGTATGACTCACGCCTGCGCTTATCAAACCAAGTGGTTGAAGAAGTTCAAAAACATTTTAATGACATGGTGTTCCAAACCATTATTCAACGAAATGTCCGTTTAAGTGAAGCACCAAGTTATGGTGAAAGCATTATAAACTATGATGCGGCAAGTAAAGGTGCCACAAATTACTTAAGTTTGGCAAAAGAAATTATTAATAAAAACTCCTAA
- the lepB gene encoding signal peptidase I: MTLIQLFIVILIIQIIHGLGTWKLYIKAGRQAWEAFVPVYNAVILMKIINRPWYWTILLFLPIVNLIMFPVVWVETARSFGKNSATDTVLALFTLGFYNYYLNYAVDVQHVKDRSLHPRTPLGDWVSSILFAIVAATVVHTYIIQPYTIPTSSLEKSLLVGDFLFVSKFHYGARVPMSTVAAPMVHDTIPFINKKSYLYDDNVENRNTSFINKLSLPYLRIPGFQNIKHNDIVVFNWPVDTLYNMYKSADRNYYKPIDKKTNYVKRAVGIPGDSLEIRNGYVYINGKQNALPDRAKLQFSYKVETKNGPFNNYILSSRYNITDFPQYNQDYSVSYFPGISDENLAKFKNHPNVKSVEPLKREEGERELSVFPHDANYNWNNDWFGPLYIPEAGATIDLNLEVLPLYKRAITEYENNTLQVKGNQIFINGEVANSYTFQKDYYWLMGDNRHNSLDARSWGFVPFDHVVGKPVFIWMSYNSNGQGIKEKIRWERLFTTVNGSGEPVSYFIPFLVLLAAWFGFSKWRKHKKANS; this comes from the coding sequence ATGACACTCATTCAATTGTTCATAGTTATCCTAATTATTCAAATTATTCACGGATTAGGCACTTGGAAATTATATATAAAAGCTGGTAGACAAGCTTGGGAGGCTTTCGTTCCTGTGTACAACGCGGTTATTTTAATGAAGATAATTAACCGTCCATGGTATTGGACAATCCTGCTCTTTTTACCGATTGTAAATCTCATCATGTTTCCAGTTGTATGGGTTGAAACCGCTAGAAGTTTTGGGAAAAATTCCGCGACAGATACCGTTTTGGCGCTATTCACTTTAGGTTTTTATAATTACTATTTAAACTATGCTGTAGATGTGCAACATGTAAAAGATAGAAGTTTACATCCCCGAACGCCTCTTGGAGATTGGGTAAGTTCTATTCTGTTTGCAATTGTAGCTGCAACCGTAGTGCACACCTATATTATTCAACCGTATACCATTCCAACGTCTTCTTTAGAAAAATCATTACTGGTTGGCGATTTCCTTTTTGTTAGTAAATTTCATTACGGCGCGCGCGTTCCCATGTCTACTGTTGCTGCGCCAATGGTTCATGATACCATTCCGTTTATTAATAAAAAATCATATTTATATGATGACAATGTAGAAAACAGAAACACCTCATTCATAAACAAATTATCACTACCCTATTTAAGAATTCCAGGTTTTCAAAATATAAAACATAATGATATTGTTGTTTTCAACTGGCCAGTAGATACGTTGTACAATATGTATAAATCGGCTGATAGAAATTATTACAAACCAATTGATAAGAAAACGAATTACGTAAAACGTGCCGTTGGTATCCCTGGAGATTCTTTAGAAATTCGCAATGGTTATGTATATATTAATGGCAAACAAAATGCTTTGCCAGACAGAGCTAAATTGCAATTTTCTTATAAAGTAGAAACAAAAAATGGGCCTTTCAATAATTATATATTGTCTAGCCGCTATAATATAACCGATTTCCCGCAGTATAACCAAGACTACTCCGTGAGTTACTTCCCCGGAATTTCAGATGAAAATTTAGCGAAATTTAAAAACCATCCAAACGTGAAGAGTGTTGAACCTCTTAAGCGTGAGGAAGGTGAGCGTGAATTAAGTGTTTTCCCGCATGACGCTAATTACAATTGGAATAACGATTGGTTTGGACCGCTTTATATTCCTGAAGCTGGAGCAACAATTGACTTAAATTTAGAAGTTTTACCACTTTACAAACGTGCCATTACAGAATATGAAAATAACACCTTACAAGTAAAAGGCAATCAGATTTTTATTAATGGTGAAGTGGCCAATAGCTATACATTCCAAAAAGATTATTATTGGCTCATGGGAGACAACCGCCATAACTCGTTAGACGCACGTTCTTGGGGATTTGTGCCTTTCGATCATGTGGTTGGAAAACCGGTATTTATATGGATGAGTTATAATAGTAATGGTCAAGGCATTAAAGAAAAAATTCGTTGGGAGCGTTTATTTACAACCGTAAATGGTAGTGGCGAACCAGTTTCATATTTCATTCCGTTTTTAGTCCTATTAGCCGCGTGGTTTGGGTTTAGTAAATGGCGTAAACATAAGAAAGCTAATAGTTAG
- a CDS encoding WbqC family protein, whose amino-acid sequence MNILIHPTYFPSIAHFVAISQAETVTFEMADNFQKQTYRNRAYIYGANGKLLLNIPVIHSQKDRQQYVDVQTFNDENWQRNHWKSLESAYKTSPFFEFYEDELKPLFEEPVSNLLEFNRRCFQTICDCLQLEIETLQTTTFEKKPAQFTDLRHLVKAKGEQAPNFESYTQVFDDKHGFINNLSILDLICNEGPNALNYLESQKPFW is encoded by the coding sequence ATGAATATTCTTATACATCCAACGTATTTTCCAAGCATCGCGCATTTTGTCGCTATAAGTCAGGCGGAAACCGTCACCTTTGAAATGGCTGATAATTTTCAAAAACAGACCTATAGAAATAGAGCCTATATTTATGGTGCTAATGGTAAATTATTGTTGAATATTCCAGTAATACACAGCCAAAAAGACCGGCAGCAGTATGTGGATGTCCAGACTTTTAATGACGAAAATTGGCAACGCAACCATTGGAAATCTTTAGAATCTGCTTATAAAACATCGCCTTTTTTCGAATTTTATGAAGATGAATTAAAGCCCTTATTTGAAGAACCCGTTTCTAATTTGCTCGAATTTAACCGACGCTGTTTTCAAACCATTTGCGATTGCTTACAATTAGAAATTGAAACCCTACAAACAACTACATTTGAAAAGAAACCCGCTCAATTTACCGATTTACGGCATCTAGTAAAGGCCAAAGGTGAACAAGCACCTAATTTTGAATCCTATACCCAAGTTTTTGATGATAAACATGGCTTCATTAACAATTTAAGTATCTTAGATTTAATATGTAATGAAGGACCGAATGCTTTAAATTACCTAGAATCTCAAAAACCATTCTGGTAA
- a CDS encoding DUF6122 family protein has product MLQNLVHYNLHFLLPLLVAFVFYRTYWLKAYLIMVATMIIDLDHLLATPIFDPNRCSINFHPLHTYWAIGLYVLLLIPKKTRLVGIGLVIHIIADSADCALM; this is encoded by the coding sequence ATGCTACAAAATCTCGTTCACTACAATCTGCACTTTTTACTGCCTTTACTAGTTGCATTCGTCTTTTACAGAACCTATTGGTTAAAGGCATATCTTATTATGGTAGCAACTATGATTATTGATTTAGATCACCTATTAGCAACGCCTATTTTTGATCCCAATAGATGTAGTATTAATTTTCATCCATTGCATACCTATTGGGCAATTGGCCTGTATGTGCTTTTGTTAATTCCGAAAAAAACCAGATTAGTTGGTATTGGATTGGTAATTCATATTATAGCAGATTCAGCAGACTGCGCCTTAATGTAA
- the dapB gene encoding 4-hydroxy-tetrahydrodipicolinate reductase: MKIALLGYGKMGKTIEKIAIQRGHTIVIKTNDEDSYDITQADVAIDFSVPNAAFFNIIKCFKHGVPVISGTTGWLDNFKKAKALCEEENGAFIYASNFSLGVNIFFELNKQLAKMMSKIESYKVSLEEIHHTQKLDAPSGTAITLAESIISEHDSYSDWSLLSKKENTIPISAKRLDDVSGTHAVSYTSNTDTITIEHEAHSREGFALGAVIAAEWLQDKTGVYTMKDVLNIG, translated from the coding sequence ATGAAAATTGCACTTTTAGGATATGGTAAAATGGGTAAAACCATTGAAAAAATAGCAATTCAACGTGGCCATACTATTGTTATAAAAACAAACGATGAAGATAGCTACGATATCACCCAAGCAGATGTTGCTATCGATTTTAGTGTTCCCAATGCTGCTTTTTTTAATATCATAAAATGTTTTAAGCACGGTGTCCCAGTTATTTCTGGAACTACCGGTTGGTTGGACAATTTCAAGAAAGCCAAAGCACTTTGCGAAGAAGAAAATGGCGCTTTTATTTATGCATCAAATTTCAGTTTGGGTGTCAATATCTTTTTTGAATTAAATAAACAACTAGCCAAAATGATGTCCAAAATTGAGTCTTACAAAGTTTCTTTAGAAGAAATTCATCACACTCAAAAACTGGATGCGCCAAGTGGAACGGCTATTACATTAGCAGAATCTATTATTTCTGAACACGATTCGTATTCAGATTGGAGCCTGCTTTCAAAAAAAGAAAACACCATACCCATTTCAGCTAAACGCCTTGATGATGTTTCTGGAACCCATGCCGTTTCCTATACCAGCAATACAGATACCATTACTATTGAACATGAAGCGCATAGCCGCGAAGGGTTTGCACTAGGCGCTGTTATTGCCGCTGAATGGCTACAAGATAAAACAGGTGTTTACACCATGAAAGATGTGTTAAACATAGGTTAA
- a CDS encoding endonuclease/exonuclease/phosphatase family protein, which yields MKNLTLIDKFIYLLNGLLAFVLLLSYLLPFVPPKTFALLSVLSLGVPFLILINVVFFLYWLIKLKKQLILSAVVLVIGYFSFGSLYKFSSEDDKIHDHQLKVMNYNVRLFNLYDWIPEKGIAVKMVDLIKQKAPDVLTIQEYHPHPDIDLSTFKYKFEKLSGNKTKYGQVILSQYPIINSGSVEFPETSNNAIFADIVKADDTIRIYNVHLQSLKIDANMDKLKQEDSERLLKRIEQTFEMQQLQTELFLEHKASCPYKVIISGDFNNTAFSYVYKELKGDLNDTFKQAGNGFGRTYDFKFFPIRIDFIFSDPSFEITDFKTIDNKYSDHYPIMATLKLH from the coding sequence ATGAAAAACTTAACGTTAATAGATAAATTTATATACCTCTTAAATGGTCTGTTAGCCTTTGTTTTGCTGTTATCGTATTTATTGCCGTTTGTACCACCTAAAACGTTTGCATTACTTTCTGTATTGAGTTTAGGCGTGCCTTTCTTGATTCTTATAAACGTGGTGTTCTTTTTATATTGGTTAATCAAACTCAAAAAACAGTTAATATTATCTGCTGTTGTGTTAGTGATCGGCTATTTTAGTTTTGGGTCTTTATATAAGTTTTCTTCCGAAGATGATAAAATTCATGACCACCAACTTAAAGTCATGAATTATAACGTGCGCTTATTTAACTTGTACGATTGGATTCCTGAAAAAGGCATAGCTGTGAAAATGGTAGATTTAATCAAACAGAAAGCACCAGATGTACTGACGATTCAAGAATATCATCCACATCCTGATATTGATTTATCAACTTTTAAATATAAATTCGAGAAATTATCAGGGAATAAAACTAAATATGGTCAGGTTATTTTATCACAATACCCCATTATTAATTCAGGATCTGTGGAATTTCCCGAGACATCAAACAACGCCATTTTTGCGGATATAGTAAAGGCCGATGATACCATTCGTATTTATAATGTCCATTTACAATCCTTAAAAATTGATGCTAATATGGATAAGCTGAAACAGGAAGATTCTGAACGCTTATTAAAACGAATAGAACAAACGTTTGAAATGCAACAACTCCAAACCGAATTGTTTTTAGAGCATAAAGCGTCGTGTCCTTATAAGGTTATTATTTCTGGCGATTTTAATAATACCGCGTTTTCATACGTTTATAAGGAGTTGAAAGGCGATTTAAACGATACGTTTAAGCAAGCAGGAAATGGTTTTGGTAGAACATACGACTTCAAGTTTTTTCCCATCCGCATCGATTTTATTTTCAGTGATCCTTCTTTTGAAATCACGGATTTTAAAACCATAGATAACAAATATTCAGATCATTATCCTATAATGGCCACCTTGAAATTACATTAA
- a CDS encoding ParB/RepB/Spo0J family partition protein, with the protein MAKATKKQALGRGLSALLKDPSNDIKTSQDKNADQVIGNIVELDIDAIDINPFQPRTNFNEETLRELASSIKELGVIQPITVRKLDFNTFQLVSGERRFRASKLIGLETIPAYIRIANDQESLEMALVENIQRQDLDPIEIALSYQRLIDEINLTQEQMSDRVGKKRSTIANYLRLLKLDPIIQTGMRDGFISMGHGRAIITIEDQSLQLDIYEKIITNKLSVRDTETLVRDFQSDKTLKTPKEPEELPKFVKKGIKDFSEYFGHKINVKVSKNGKGNISIPFHSEEDFNRILKLVKRAE; encoded by the coding sequence ATGGCGAAGGCAACGAAAAAACAGGCTTTAGGTAGAGGATTATCGGCATTGCTAAAAGATCCTTCAAACGATATAAAAACAAGTCAGGATAAAAATGCAGACCAAGTTATTGGCAATATTGTAGAATTAGATATTGACGCAATTGATATTAACCCATTTCAACCACGTACTAATTTTAACGAAGAAACCCTGCGTGAATTAGCCTCCTCTATTAAAGAGTTAGGCGTTATTCAACCTATTACGGTTAGAAAATTAGACTTTAATACCTTTCAATTGGTATCAGGTGAGCGTCGTTTTAGAGCTTCTAAATTAATAGGTTTGGAAACCATTCCAGCCTATATTAGAATTGCAAATGATCAAGAATCGCTTGAAATGGCTTTGGTTGAAAACATTCAACGTCAAGATTTAGATCCTATTGAAATTGCTTTATCCTACCAACGATTAATTGACGAAATTAATTTAACACAAGAGCAAATGAGTGATCGTGTTGGTAAAAAACGATCCACTATTGCTAACTATTTACGTCTATTAAAATTAGATCCTATTATCCAGACAGGTATGCGAGATGGTTTTATCTCCATGGGTCATGGTCGTGCCATTATTACCATTGAGGATCAAAGCCTCCAATTGGATATTTATGAGAAGATAATTACCAATAAATTATCTGTTCGAGATACGGAAACATTAGTCCGTGACTTTCAATCAGATAAAACGTTAAAAACACCAAAAGAACCGGAAGAACTTCCTAAATTTGTAAAAAAGGGTATTAAAGATTTTTCTGAATACTTTGGTCATAAAATCAACGTTAAAGTATCAAAAAATGGAAAAGGTAATATTTCAATTCCTTTTCATTCAGAAGAAGACTTTAATCGTATTTTAAAATTGGTAAAACGTGCTGAATAA
- a CDS encoding DUF5683 domain-containing protein, with protein sequence MLNKYAIVLIIILAFCSNTWAQEDKNSEDKEEVQTETLEELQVEANNIVSDPIDPLAPARAAFYSAVLPGLGQAYNKKYWKIPIVYAGLGIGMYFYLDNNKEYQRYRDAYKRRLAGFTDDEFYGTINDDGLREAQKTLSRNREISLLVTIAIYALNIIDANVDAHLLQYNVDDNLSLAPHYKINEFDNTGDLGITVNFKF encoded by the coding sequence GTGCTGAATAAATATGCCATAGTGCTTATTATTATCTTGGCTTTTTGTAGTAATACGTGGGCTCAAGAAGATAAAAACTCTGAAGACAAGGAAGAAGTCCAAACAGAAACACTAGAAGAACTACAAGTTGAAGCAAATAATATTGTTTCAGATCCTATTGATCCGTTAGCACCTGCGCGTGCCGCTTTTTATTCTGCTGTATTACCAGGATTAGGCCAAGCCTACAATAAAAAATATTGGAAAATCCCTATTGTTTATGCAGGATTAGGAATTGGTATGTATTTTTATTTAGACAATAATAAAGAATACCAACGCTATAGAGATGCCTATAAAAGACGATTGGCAGGTTTTACGGACGATGAATTTTACGGAACCATTAATGATGATGGCTTGCGTGAAGCACAAAAAACACTGAGCAGGAACCGAGAAATTTCGCTTTTGGTTACCATTGCTATTTACGCCTTAAATATTATTGATGCCAATGTGGATGCGCATCTACTGCAGTACAATGTGGATGATAATCTGTCCCTAGCACCTCATTATAAAATTAATGAGTTTGATAATACAGGAGATTTAGGTATTACTGTTAATTTTAAATTTTAA
- a CDS encoding rhomboid family intramembrane serine protease: MNNITDTVKHLIILNVLMFVGTLTVGGAALGENTVFYDWFALHFPKNVAFQPWQIITHMFMHGGFMHILFNMFALWMFGTAVEQRFGAKKFIFFYLSAGLGAALCMIGYYYITFYSGLSTLTEAGVSESQILETLNSGMYNTGWQQIMGAAKMQQFVGVFNSTMVGASGAIMGVLVAFGMLYPESKLMLIFLPVPIKAKYFIPGIIALDLISAITGQSFFSPSNTAYVAHLGGALTGFLIMWYWKKTQFNKNRWD; encoded by the coding sequence ATGAATAATATTACCGATACGGTCAAACATTTAATTATTTTAAACGTGCTTATGTTTGTAGGTACGCTTACAGTTGGAGGAGCGGCACTGGGCGAGAATACTGTGTTCTACGATTGGTTTGCCTTACACTTTCCTAAAAATGTGGCCTTCCAGCCTTGGCAAATAATTACACATATGTTTATGCATGGCGGTTTTATGCATATTTTGTTTAATATGTTTGCGTTATGGATGTTTGGAACGGCCGTAGAACAACGTTTTGGCGCTAAAAAATTCATATTTTTCTACTTGTCAGCGGGTTTAGGCGCGGCCCTTTGTATGATTGGTTACTATTATATTACCTTTTATTCAGGACTCAGCACATTAACCGAAGCCGGTGTTAGTGAGTCTCAAATACTTGAAACATTAAATTCAGGTATGTATAATACAGGATGGCAACAAATAATGGGTGCAGCAAAAATGCAACAATTTGTAGGTGTTTTTAATAGTACCATGGTTGGTGCTTCTGGTGCTATCATGGGGGTTTTAGTGGCCTTTGGCATGTTGTATCCAGAATCTAAATTAATGTTGATTTTCCTGCCAGTCCCTATTAAAGCCAAGTATTTTATTCCGGGAATTATTGCATTAGATTTAATTTCGGCTATAACGGGACAATCCTTTTTTAGTCCTAGTAATACGGCCTATGTTGCCCACCTTGGAGGCGCTTTAACTGGGTTTTTAATTATGTGGTATTGGAAAAAAACACAATTCAACAAAAACCGTTGGGATTAG